In Streptomyces sp. 71268, the DNA window ACGTACCGGCAAGCGAGGGATGTCCGCCTACGTCGAAGCCCTCATCCAGCGCCAGCTTGAGCGGGAGCGGCTGCGTGAGCTCATCGAAGACGCCGAAACCGAACACGGCACGGTGGACAGGGCGGCGGTCGAAACCAAGCGAGCGATTCTCCGCGGCGACACGGCCGGCTCGGTGGACGCGGCGTGAGCGGGACGCTCGTCCTGGACTGTGAAGGATTGTCCAAACTCGTACGACGCTCCCCCGAAGTCACCGAGTGGCTGGTCGCGGCCGAGGAGGAGGACGTCCGCGTGATCACCAGCTCCGTCACGCTGGTCGAAGCCCGCGACCCCAAGGTCAACCAGGCCCGCTTCGACTATGCCGTCTCCCGCGTGAACATCGTCCCGCCCACCGAGGCCATCGCCCGCCACGCCAGCAAGCTCCTCGCCGCTGCCGGCCTGCACGGCCACAAGTACGCACTCGACGCCATCGTGGCCGCCACCGCACTCGCCGCGCCCGCTCCCGTGACCGTACTCACGTCGGACCCCGAGGATCTCCTCGTGCTGTGCCGCCGCCCCGACATCCGCGTCGTCAAGGTCTGACCCCGCCGGGCCGCGGAAGGTGTGCGGGGCCCGGTCAGATGCGGGTCATGGTCGAGGTGTAGCCGCCCCCGCCGGGGTAGACCCAGTCGCCGGTCATGGTGGTGCCGTCGGCGGTGAAGGTGCCCCGGAAGTAGGCGGGGCTGCCCTTGGCTCCGGCCCAGATGGTGAGCTGGTCGCCGGTCAGCTCGTAGACGTAGTCGAAGGTGTTGCCCTGCGAGTCGTAGTAGCGGGAGGCCACGTCCGCGCCGGTCGGCTCGCCGTAGGGGCGGAGATTGCCGATGACCTCCATGCCGGTGACCGGCTCGCCGAACTGGACCAGGTCGACGTGCTGGACCAGGAAGTACCCGCCGGCCAGCCACTCGTAGCGGACGGTCCCCTCCACTCCGCCGGTCACCTTCCAGGTGCCGACCAGCGGTGCGAGGGCGCGGAGTTCGGCGGTCGGCTCGGCGGGCGGCTGGTGCGCGTGGCTGGTCTCGGTCGTGGTCGTCTCGGACATCGGGTTCTCCCTCTCGGTGGGTTGCTTGCCCGGTACCTCGTGGCCCGGGCCGGGTTCTCGACAGGCCGCCGCCGTGATGCACGTCACATCGGTCGGATGTCGAAGGTGGGTTCGTGGCTCCGAGGTTGCGGGCGGGGGCCGAGCCGGCCCCGTCGCGCTCGCCCTCACCATCCGGGTGACCGCCCGTAACATCGTCGAACCGAGAACTGGGAGTGCCCCGTGAAGTACCTGCTGTTGGGTTACACACCGGCCGAAGCGTGGGACGCGGCGACCGCCGACGCCCCGTCCGAGGAGGCGCTGGCCGCCTTCGCGGTGTACCGGGAGTTCGAGAAGGAGCTGATCGCCTCCGGCGAACTGGTCAGCACCGAGGGGCTGGGTCACCCGGCGGTCAGCACGACGGTGCGCCCGACGCCGGAGGGTGTGGTGGCGACCGACGGGCCGTTCGCCGAGTTGAAGGAAGTGCTGGCCAGCTTCGCCGTCATCGACGTCCGCGACCGGGAGCGGGCCACGGAGATCGCCGCCCGGATCGTACGGGCGTTGGGCGAGCCGATCGAGATCCGGCCGGTCATGGGCGAGGACTTCGCACCGTGACCGCCTCGCCAGGCCGCCACCCTCGCCTCCGCCCGCCGTACGACCGGGCGGGAGCGGCCCACCGGGGCGGGCGATGAGCGACGTAACCGACAAGGCTGGCATAGCCGACGGGAGCGACGGGGCCGGCGTGGGCGTCGGGGCCGGCACGGCCGGGGACGCCAGGGAGGTCGAGCATCTGCTGCGCACCGAGGCGCCGCACGTGCTCGGTGCGTTGACGCGACGCTTCGGCCGCTTCGACATCGCCGAGGACGCCGTGCAGGAGGCGCTGCTCGCCGCGCACGCGGCCTGGACCACCGAGGGTGTTCCCGCCCAACCGCGCGGCTGGCTGATCCGCGTCGGCTACCGGCGCATGGTGGACCTGCTCCGCTCCGAACAGGCCAGGCAGCGGCGCGAGCGGGACGTCAGCCTGGTCGAACTCGCCTCCCGGACGGCGGAGCCCGCGCCCGCGACGGACGACAGCCTCACCCTGCTCCTGCTGTGCTGCCACCCCGAGTTGGCGCCCGCCTCCCAGGTCGCGCTCACCCTGCGCGCCGTCGGCGGGCTGACGACCGCCGAGATCGCGCACGCCCACGGCACGTCCGAGGCCACCATGGGCACCCGGATCAGCCGCGCCAAACAGCGGCTGGCCCGCGCCGGCGCCCGCTTCACGCCGCCGACCGGCGCCGACCGCGAGAGCCGGATGGCCGCCGTCATGCGGGTGCTCTACCTGGTCTTCAACGAGGGGTACACCGCCACCGCCGGGCCCGCCCTCACCCGGCTCGACCTCACCGGCGAGGCGATCCGGCTGGCGCGCATGCTGCACGCCGCCGCGCCCGAGGACGCCGAGGCGAGCGGGTTGCTGGCGCTCATGCTGCTCATCGAGTCCCGGCGGGCCGCCCGCACCGGCCCGGACGGCGGGCTCGTACCGCTGGACGAGCAGGACCGTACGCGGTGGGACCGTGACCTCATCCGCGAGGGCACCGCGCTGATCGACGGCGTCTGGGGCCGCCGCGCGGCGGGGCCGTACCAGCTCCAGGCGGCCATCGCGGCCCTGCACGCGGCGGCCCCCTCCTCCCGGCAGACCGACTGGCCGCAGATCGCGATGCTCTACCTGTGGTGGGAACGGCTCGCCCCGAGCGCCCCGGTCCGGCTCAGCCGCGTGGTCGCCGTCGCCCAGGCGTTCGGGCCCGCCCGGGGGCTCGCCCTCCTCGACGACCTCAACCGGCGCCACGGCCTGGACCGCCACACGCTCACCCGGCAACGCGAACGCGCCGTCCGCGCCCACCTGACCCACCTGTCCGGCGACGCCGGCCGCGCCGCCGCCCTGTACCGCGAGGCCGCGGACCTCACCGACAACGAGGTCGAACGCCGCTACCTGCTCGGCAAGGCCGACGGCGGGTGACCGGCTAGCGCCCTCGGCCGTCGTTCGCGGCGCGCTCGACCCCGCCCCGTAGCCGCTCGGCCGCCGCGCGGGCCTGCCGGGCCGCGTCCGCCGTGGTCAGGCGGGCGCCACGGGCGAACGCCGCCGCGAACGCGGGAGCGCCCAGGATGGCGCGGGCCGCCGCCGTGGCACGGTCGACGTCGCCGCGCTCGGCGGGCGGCAACGGGGCGCCCACGGAGCGCCGGGCCGCGTCGGCTGCGCCGAGCAGCAGGGCCGCGCTGGCGGCGGCGGGCTCGTCGGCGGAGCGGGTGAGCGCGCCCGCGATGCCCTCCAGGGAGAGGGCGATGGCGCGCGGCTCGTCCAGGGAGCGGGCGACGTCCAGGCCGCGCAGGTGGTACGTGGCGGCCAGGGCCGCGTCCCCGCGCAGCTCCGCGACGAAGCCCAGCTCGGCCAGGCGCAGGTGGTCGCCGGCCCGCGACGAGACCGCCGCGTAGCCGTCGCCGATGTGCCGCAGGTGTGCCTCGGCGGCGTCCAGGTCGTGCGTGCGGCGCGCGCCGAGCGCCAGGCCCATCTCGGAGTGGATCACACCGTAGGTGTAGC includes these proteins:
- a CDS encoding sigma-70 family RNA polymerase sigma factor, giving the protein MSDVTDKAGIADGSDGAGVGVGAGTAGDAREVEHLLRTEAPHVLGALTRRFGRFDIAEDAVQEALLAAHAAWTTEGVPAQPRGWLIRVGYRRMVDLLRSEQARQRRERDVSLVELASRTAEPAPATDDSLTLLLLCCHPELAPASQVALTLRAVGGLTTAEIAHAHGTSEATMGTRISRAKQRLARAGARFTPPTGADRESRMAAVMRVLYLVFNEGYTATAGPALTRLDLTGEAIRLARMLHAAAPEDAEASGLLALMLLIESRRAARTGPDGGLVPLDEQDRTRWDRDLIREGTALIDGVWGRRAAGPYQLQAAIAALHAAAPSSRQTDWPQIAMLYLWWERLAPSAPVRLSRVVAVAQAFGPARGLALLDDLNRRHGLDRHTLTRQRERAVRAHLTHLSGDAGRAAALYREAADLTDNEVERRYLLGKADGG
- a CDS encoding YciI family protein produces the protein MKYLLLGYTPAEAWDAATADAPSEEALAAFAVYREFEKELIASGELVSTEGLGHPAVSTTVRPTPEGVVATDGPFAELKEVLASFAVIDVRDRERATEIAARIVRALGEPIEIRPVMGEDFAP
- a CDS encoding PIN domain-containing protein codes for the protein MSGTLVLDCEGLSKLVRRSPEVTEWLVAAEEEDVRVITSSVTLVEARDPKVNQARFDYAVSRVNIVPPTEAIARHASKLLAAAGLHGHKYALDAIVAATALAAPAPVTVLTSDPEDLLVLCRRPDIRVVKV